A region from the Alnus glutinosa chromosome 5, dhAlnGlut1.1, whole genome shotgun sequence genome encodes:
- the LOC133868952 gene encoding probable CCR4-associated factor 1 homolog 11: MATAAAPSPITVREVWQHNLEHEFSEIARVLPQHRFVALDTEFPGHVFPVTCRNRTQLSPAENYLSMKRNVDSTKIIQLGLSLCDASGDSCYVWQFNFKDFSKENDLFNPDSIALLERQGIDFQKNREKGVDSVEFARLIKKIGLLRNRTITWSTFHGAYDFGYLIKILMGRELPIDLMGFMGLVVHFFWYRVFDIKNMIRLCDGLYGGLESVAKALGVDRVAGSSHQAGSDSLLTLHTIMKLKDGRFFGKFLSEFQLVLYGLEVDTALLTAPKKPKLVYVLQPGSCQRSFRGCFPYTYCAPRVIQGRYGYYV, translated from the coding sequence ATGGCGACAGCCGCTGCTCCGAGTCCGATCACCGTTCGCGAGGTCTGGCAACACAACCTCGAGCATGAGTTTTCCGAAATCGCACGGGTTCTTCCTCAACATCGTTTCGTCGCCTTGGACACCGAGTTCCCTGGCCATGTCTTCCCTGTTACCTGCCGCAACCGTACTCAACTGTCTCCCGCTGAGAACTACCTGTCAATGAAGCGGAATGTTGATTCTACCAAAATCATTCAACTGGGTCTTTCACTGTGCGATGCCAGCGGCGATTCTTGTTATGTTTGGCAATTTAATTTCAAAGACTTCAGCAAGGAGAATGATCTGTTCAATCCTGACTCAATCGCGTTACTAGAGCGCCAGGGAATCGACTTCCAAAAGAACCGAGAAAAGGGTGTAGATTCGGTGGAGTTTGCAAGGCTAATCAAAAAGATTGGTCTCTTAAGAAATCGGACGATCACTTGGTCAACTTTCCACGGAGCTTATGATTTTGGTTACTTGATCAAAATCCTGATGGGGCGAGAACTGCCGATCGATCTGATGGGGTTTATGGGTCTGGTGGTACACTTTTTCTGGTACAGGgtgtttgatataaaaaatatgatcaGACTCTGTGATGGACTCTATGGAGGGTTGGAGAGTGTAGCCAAAGCACTTGGGGTGGATCGTGTGGCCGGATCGAGTCACCAGGCTGGGTCTGATAGTCTGCTAACATTGCATACCATAATGAAACTCAAAGATGGTCGTTTCTTTGGGAAATTTTTGAGCGAATTTCAGTTGGTTCTTTACGGTTTGGAAGTCGACACTGCGCTGTTGACCGCACCAAAAAAGCCGAAGTTGGTTTACGTATTGCAACCTGGAAGTTGTCAACGCAGCTTCAGAGGATGTTTTCCATACACTTACTGTGCTCCAAGAGTGATTCAGGGTAGATACGGATATTatgtatga
- the LOC133869464 gene encoding RING-H2 finger protein ATL40-like, with translation MGSDIEDDDDGNKFGVSSKIMYAAIFSLFAVVVLIIILHIYARYLLRRQERRQRAALYRATSTTQVAPDETHQYPTSEPQGKGLDPSVIASLPKFIHKPSDHFEAIECSICLSTVGEEATVRLLPNCKHMFHVECVDIWLSSNTTCPICRTVAEPRVHPVQPTAPPVEDSMPLPHGGAESGGSRLSSFRRMLSRERSSRRIQSCGDDEVGAEDLERQ, from the coding sequence ATGGGTTCTGATAtcgaagatgatgatgatggtaaTAAATTTGGTGTCAGCAGCAAGATCATGTATGCCGCCATCTTCTCCCTATTCGCCGTCGTGGTGCTCATCATCATCCTCCATATTTACGCCAGATATCTCTTAAGACGCCAAGAAAGAAGACAACGTGCTGCGCTGTATAGGGCAACCAGTACCACTCAAGTTGCACCGGATGAAACGCATCAATATCCCACTAGCGAGCCGCAGGGAAAAGGTCTCGATCCGTCGGTCATAGCCTCGCTACCAAAGTTCATTCACAAGCCATCTGATCATTTTGAAGCTATAGAGTGTTCGATTTGCTTGAGCACCGTAGGGGAGGAGGCCACGGTCAGGCTTCTGCCAAATTGTAAGCACATGTTTCATGTGGAGTGCGTTGATATTTGGCTTAGCTCGAACACAACTTGCCCCATATGCCGCACCGTGGCTGAGCCCAGGGTTCATCCGGTGCAACCCACGGCTCCACCTGTAGAGGATAGTATGCCGCTGCCGCATGGTGGTGCTGAATCAGGCGGCTCACGATTAAGCTCTTTTCGGAGGATGCTTAGTAGGGAGAGATCGTCAAGGAGGATCCAAAGTTGTGGAGATGATGAAGTGGGAGCAGAAGATCTAGAAAGACAGTGA